In one Hymenobacter sp. DG25B genomic region, the following are encoded:
- a CDS encoding efflux RND transporter permease subunit, with amino-acid sequence MSLSSTSINRPVLAIVMSLVIVIFGVIGFRYLSIREYPSVDPPIITVSASYTGASADVMQSQVTEPLEEALNGIAGIKNMTSNSRDGRTQITVEFDLDADLETAANDVRDKVSGAQGRLPRDIDPPIVSKANADSQPIVINYLSSNKRSLLELTDYANNTLKERLQTIPGVSEIRVYGERKYSMRLWMDPVKLTALGVSPVEVQAALTRENVELPSGAVSGLNTQLTLRTMGRLTSVDDFNNLIIRKDASSLVRFSDVGYAELYPENDQTIFRVNGVPGVALAVVPQPGSNQIDIADEFNKRVKQFGKDLPKDLELRPAIDNSVFIRKSIQEVEHTIIEAFVLVVVIIFLFLRDWRSTLIPVVAIPVSLVGIFFVMYLLDFSINVLTLLGIVLAIGLVVDDAIVVLENIYSRIEEGEDPKEASIKGSEEILMAVVSTTIVLAAVFLPVVFLTGITGRLFREFGIVVAGSVLISAFVSLTLTPMMCSKLLKRHETHNWFYRKTEPFFERMIGGYQESLQTFLRNRWLAWLVVAGTGVGIWFFMKTLPSELAPVEDRSRVNVNSTGPEGASFEFMDAYMAQITKLAMDSTGAENLNSVFTVTSPGFGGGSNSGIARVLLIEADQRPKTQEQVADIMSRGVKGLTAARTSVSQDQSIGGGGGGLPVQFVVQTQDFEKLRTAVPKFLDAARQDPTFQFVDVNLKFNKPELRINIDREKAQSLGVSVQSISQTLQAGLSGQRFGYFIREGKQYQIIGQVAREDRNQPLDVRQLSVKAADGKLVQLDNVIRLTESSTPPQLYRFNRYNAATFSASLAPGKTLGDGIAAMQAIADKTLDDTFTNELSGPSRDFQESSSSLVFAFGLALVLIYLVLAAQFESFRDPVIIMVTVPLALSGALLSLWYFNQTLNLFSQIGIIMLVGLVTKNGILIVEFANQRVEQGVDYMTGLVEGATARFRPILMTSLCAILGILPIAIATGAGALSRRAMGIGVVGGLFFATGLTLYIVPVMYSYFATAKKHKHAEEEQAVAA; translated from the coding sequence ATGAGTCTTTCCTCCACTAGCATCAACCGCCCGGTCCTCGCCATCGTGATGAGCCTTGTCATCGTGATATTTGGCGTAATCGGGTTTCGGTACCTCAGCATTCGGGAGTACCCCAGCGTAGACCCGCCTATTATTACCGTGTCGGCCAGCTACACCGGGGCCTCGGCCGATGTGATGCAGAGCCAGGTAACCGAACCGCTGGAAGAAGCCCTCAACGGCATTGCGGGCATCAAAAACATGACGTCGAACAGCCGCGACGGCCGCACCCAGATTACCGTGGAGTTTGACCTCGACGCCGACCTGGAAACGGCCGCCAACGATGTGCGCGACAAGGTTTCCGGGGCCCAGGGCCGCCTGCCCCGCGACATCGACCCGCCCATCGTCAGCAAAGCCAACGCCGACTCCCAGCCCATTGTTATCAACTACCTCAGCAGCAACAAGCGTAGCCTGCTGGAGCTTACGGACTACGCCAACAACACCCTGAAAGAGCGCCTGCAGACAATTCCGGGCGTATCCGAAATCCGGGTGTACGGGGAGCGGAAGTACTCCATGCGCTTGTGGATGGACCCCGTGAAGCTGACGGCTTTGGGCGTATCGCCGGTAGAAGTACAGGCCGCTCTTACCCGCGAAAACGTGGAGTTGCCCAGCGGCGCCGTTTCGGGCCTGAATACGCAGCTTACCCTGCGCACCATGGGCCGCCTGACTTCGGTAGATGACTTCAACAACCTGATTATCCGCAAAGATGCGTCCTCCCTGGTGCGCTTCTCCGATGTGGGCTATGCCGAGCTGTACCCGGAAAACGACCAGACCATTTTCCGGGTGAATGGCGTGCCGGGCGTGGCCCTGGCCGTAGTGCCGCAGCCAGGCTCCAACCAGATTGATATTGCCGATGAGTTCAACAAGCGCGTGAAGCAGTTCGGCAAGGACCTGCCCAAGGACCTGGAGCTGCGCCCGGCCATTGATAACTCAGTCTTCATTCGCAAGTCTATTCAGGAGGTAGAGCACACCATTATCGAGGCCTTTGTGCTGGTAGTGGTTATCATCTTCCTGTTCCTGCGCGACTGGCGCTCTACTCTGATTCCGGTAGTGGCCATTCCGGTTTCGCTGGTAGGTATTTTCTTCGTGATGTACCTGCTGGATTTCTCCATTAACGTGCTGACGCTGCTGGGCATTGTGCTGGCTATTGGTCTGGTGGTAGATGATGCCATTGTGGTGCTGGAGAACATTTACTCCCGCATTGAGGAGGGCGAAGACCCCAAAGAAGCTTCCATCAAAGGCTCAGAAGAAATTCTGATGGCCGTAGTCAGTACTACCATTGTGCTGGCGGCCGTGTTTCTGCCCGTGGTATTCCTCACGGGTATTACCGGCCGGCTGTTCCGGGAGTTTGGCATTGTGGTGGCGGGCTCGGTGCTGATTTCAGCCTTTGTCTCGCTCACGCTCACGCCCATGATGTGCTCTAAGCTGCTGAAGCGCCACGAGACGCACAACTGGTTTTACCGCAAAACCGAGCCCTTTTTTGAGCGCATGATTGGGGGCTACCAGGAAAGCCTGCAAACTTTCCTGCGCAACCGCTGGCTGGCCTGGCTGGTGGTGGCCGGTACTGGCGTGGGCATCTGGTTTTTCATGAAAACGCTGCCCTCAGAGCTGGCGCCGGTGGAAGACCGCAGCCGCGTAAACGTTAACTCTACCGGCCCGGAAGGCGCCTCTTTTGAGTTTATGGATGCGTACATGGCCCAGATAACCAAGCTGGCCATGGACTCTACGGGAGCCGAAAACCTGAACAGCGTGTTCACCGTGACTTCCCCCGGTTTTGGCGGTGGCTCCAACTCCGGCATTGCCCGTGTGCTGCTTATTGAGGCCGACCAGCGCCCGAAAACCCAGGAACAAGTGGCGGATATCATGAGCCGGGGGGTGAAGGGCCTGACGGCCGCCCGCACCTCCGTATCGCAGGACCAGAGTATTGGCGGCGGCGGCGGTGGCTTGCCGGTGCAGTTTGTGGTACAGACCCAGGACTTTGAGAAGCTGCGTACGGCCGTGCCCAAGTTTCTGGACGCCGCCCGCCAGGACCCCACCTTCCAGTTTGTAGACGTCAATCTGAAATTCAACAAGCCGGAGCTGCGCATCAATATTGACCGTGAAAAGGCGCAGAGCCTGGGCGTATCGGTGCAGAGCATTTCCCAGACGCTGCAGGCCGGCCTGAGCGGGCAGCGCTTCGGTTACTTTATCCGGGAAGGCAAGCAGTACCAGATTATTGGCCAGGTAGCCCGCGAGGACCGCAACCAGCCCCTGGATGTGCGCCAGCTCTCGGTGAAAGCCGCTGATGGCAAGCTGGTGCAGCTGGACAACGTCATTCGCCTGACGGAAAGCAGCACGCCGCCCCAGCTTTACCGCTTCAACCGCTATAACGCGGCTACCTTCTCCGCTTCCCTGGCCCCGGGTAAAACCCTGGGTGATGGTATTGCGGCCATGCAGGCCATTGCCGACAAAACTCTGGACGACACCTTCACCAACGAGCTTTCGGGCCCCTCCCGCGACTTCCAGGAAAGCTCCTCTTCCCTGGTGTTTGCCTTCGGGCTGGCCCTGGTGCTGATTTACCTGGTGCTGGCCGCGCAGTTTGAAAGCTTCCGCGACCCGGTCATCATCATGGTAACGGTGCCGCTGGCCTTGTCGGGCGCCTTGCTGAGCCTGTGGTATTTCAACCAGACGCTCAACCTGTTCTCGCAAATCGGCATTATTATGCTGGTGGGCCTGGTTACCAAGAATGGTATTCTGATTGTGGAATTTGCCAACCAACGCGTGGAGCAGGGGGTAGACTATATGACCGGCCTGGTAGAAGGCGCTACGGCGCGCTTCCGCCCCATTCTGATGACCTCTTTGTGCGCCATTCTGGGCATTCTGCCCATTGCCATTGCCACCGGCGCGGGGGCCCTCAGCCGCCGTGCCATGGGTATTGGCGTGGTGGGCGGTCTGTTCTTCGCCACCGGCCTCACTCTGTATATCGTGCCGGTGATGTACTCCTATTTTGCAACGGCCAAAAAGCACAAGCACGCCGAGGAGGAACAAGCCGTGGCCGCCTAA